Proteins found in one Sphingomonas sp. SORGH_AS_0879 genomic segment:
- a CDS encoding DUF4878 domain-containing protein, translated as MGAVAKRMRTKGIGPLVAAAALLALTACGQGPGDAVRAATEAAGRGQTAEALERIDPEIKATAGIFIAPALQEKAKRAKAKGGVTSVTVGKIEPTDADHAVVTTVTRFGNGSAQTEADKVRRVDGKWYITM; from the coding sequence ATGGGCGCGGTCGCGAAGAGAATGCGGACGAAGGGTATCGGTCCGCTTGTCGCAGCCGCCGCTCTTCTGGCGCTGACCGCCTGCGGTCAGGGTCCGGGTGATGCCGTTCGAGCCGCGACGGAGGCGGCCGGTCGCGGTCAGACCGCTGAGGCACTCGAGCGGATCGACCCGGAGATTAAGGCCACCGCCGGGATCTTCATCGCGCCCGCGCTGCAGGAGAAGGCCAAAAGGGCCAAGGCGAAGGGCGGGGTCACGTCGGTTACGGTCGGAAAGATCGAGCCAACCGACGCCGATCACGCCGTGGTGACCACCGTCACCCGCTTCGGCAATGGATCGGCGCAGACCGAGGCCGACAAGGTCCGCCGCGTCGATGGCAAGTGGTACATCACGATGTGA